Part of the Salvelinus fontinalis isolate EN_2023a chromosome 1, ASM2944872v1, whole genome shotgun sequence genome is shown below.
TACACATCTCCAACTCCTGAATACGGTAAACTTCAATTCCAAAATTCTATTCCACCTGTGTAGCTTTTTTAAGGATAACCAAGATTTTCCAAGCTCAACTGTTGCTGTAGACTTGAGTGACAACACTTCCCTTGAGTTACGCTGAGTTATTCCACCTTCATAACTGTTTCACAATCTCGGATGGAGGCAGCCCTTATAGTATTACAGACAGAAGTGGGCAGGCTGTCTGCTGTTAATGGTTAACGTACGTTTGACACTAATATCGTTATTCAAATCCCTGGAGGAGTAGATACACAGTACACTATGGAGAAGCTGTTCTGCACTATTACTGTTATAGACCAATGAGAATGCGGTCACACTTCATTTAGATAGAGTATCTGCAGATTGACTATTCGGACTAAGGAtggtcatattatcaacaaactatctgttgctaagcaactgcttgctacgGTTATGGTTAGGTTGAGAacaagggttaggggaagggttgaCGTTAGGATAAGGGCTAGGTTTAGTAGATAGAGATTCAACAGATAGTCTGTCGTCAATCTAAATGAAGTGTTCCCGAGAATGCAAGTGGTAAAAGGACAGTAGGCCAGTGCTGCGACTCACACACAAGAATTTAACGTAATGAAAAGAAATGTGGTTGTGGTACTTCAAAATCCTTTATCATATACAGTAGTTGTGAATGTTGGCCATGTAATGCTGTTACACGAGCTACTTTTATGTAAATGTATGCCTTGTTGCCTTGGAAATATCCATGTGTGATTGACATTGTAACTATACCCTTTACGTTCTATATGGATCATTTCATCATTAACGTGTAACACCATGACAAATTCCTCAGAGGTCACTGCAGGGTTTCTATTTGTTCTACTTAAACTataatttaaaataataataataataaaaagatgAGTGAAACAAGCAGCTTTTGTTAAATTACTATTCAATGCAACAACAAATAATGAATGAAAAGCTATGGATTATATAGTATAGTAAAACAGATACAGAGATCAGTTACCGCTATGAGCGTTTGAAGCCACACATCCCAAGCAGGGTAAACACCAAGTCCATTATAAAGAGGATCAGATTGACGTATGTCATGAATGCCACCATGAACTGAATGGCCCAGATACAGAAGCTTCCAGGACAGTCACTGGGACGAGGGTTGCCTCTGAATGTATAGATGGGCCAGATGATGGCAGCAAAGGTATAGAGAACCACAGAGATGACCAGAAATATAaacacaaacctgtctatattaAATGGCAAACAGTTCTTAATTTTTGTGAAGAtgttggtgatgatgataatAGGGATGATGGGGAAGGGAATGACATAGGCCACAATGCACATGATCAGTGCCGGTTTCCCGTCATAACCCGTGAGGGAGATAAAAATGATGCAGCTCACAAAAGCCtccagaaccttccagaagccAGGCAGGGCGGCCAGGTAGCTCCCCTTCTTCTTATCCATGAACTTATCTTTCACGACCTCTAAGATGTAGGCCACGCCACAAAGTAGGGCGAGGAAGGCGATCACAATCGAGTACAAACATTTTTTGCAGATGTAGAAGTTGGCGTACATGACGAAGACGGACGCGGTCATGAGAGCGGAGGACATCGCCATTCCCGTGGTGAAGTCGTCCCAGTCCAGACAAAACTTGAGGAGGAGGTGGAGCATTAACATCTCAATGACGGTGATGATGAGGGTCATGATGGAGCAGAAGGCCCAGGTGAACATGGCATAGTTCCAGAAGGTGTGTTGAGTCTCGCCCTGAACAGCGGCCAGGATGAAGGTCAAGATGCCCAGCACTATCTGAGTCATGTGCAGGGCCCCTCGTCCACTTATTAGAGAGGAAGGAGTGAATACGGCTTCGGACAGGAACATTTTTATTTTGTCCATTGTCTCCGAGTGTGTGATGATGCCTCTTCTCCTCTATCAGGCTTTCTAGACAGCTGTAatggtagaggagagagtgagCTTCGTCTGAGCTATCCTCTTATCTGTTACCTAGTAGATAGCCGGTCACAATGTGCTTTGCATGATATTCATGAAATACGGTGTGCAGTATCTACACCGGACAGTATACTTCAGTGAGTTTTAAGAGGAAGTGTTTCTCAAGTTTTTGAAAGAGAGACTAGTTAAACGTTTTCAATTCAAGCATGGTAAACACCTGTGACAAATGCACACTCTCTCAAGTTTCCAAAGACGAAATGAAGCAAGGTTTATTTCAATATTTTAAAAAGGAGGGAGAGCTGCTTTGATATCAAGAATGAAAATAAGGAGAGGTGTTCATCGGAGAACGGGTTATAACTTATAGCAACCAAATTCAGTTGCAGCTGTGTAAAAACATTGTACTTCAAAAAATACAAGGCACTCTCTCGTGGAGAGAAAATGTAAAAAGCCTTTATTTGAGTGGCCATTGCATTGCATCTTCAGGGAAGGCCTGTGAGCCGCAATGAGTTGGTGCGTTTTTGGGTTGTTTTTTGAAATAAAAAAGCTAGTTTGACAGACTGAATAAAGTACAGAAAAACGAATCTGATAAGATTACATTTCTTATTGACTAGGATGTACTGAATGTGCAACTTGTAAAGTGCCAGTCAAATATTTGGACACACcgattcattcaagggtttttctttatgtttactattttctacattgtagaataatagtgaagacatctatgaaataacacatatggaatcatgtagtaaccaaatcaaAATCTAaaaaaaagtagccaccctttgccctgatggCAGCTTtccacactcctggcattctctcaaccactttcaggaggaatgcttttccaacagtcttgaaggagttcccacatatgctgagcacttgttggctggttttccttcactctgcggttgaACTCATCCCaacccatctcaattgggttg
Proteins encoded:
- the LOC129853880 gene encoding myeloid-associated differentiation marker-like protein 2, producing MDKIKMFLSEAVFTPSSLISGRGALHMTQIVLGILTFILAAVQGETQHTFWNYAMFTWAFCSIMTLIITVIEMLMLHLLLKFCLDWDDFTTGMAMSSALMTASVFVMYANFYICKKCLYSIVIAFLALLCGVAYILEVVKDKFMDKKKGSYLAALPGFWKVLEAFVSCIIFISLTGYDGKPALIMCIVAYVIPFPIIPIIIITNIFTKIKNCLPFNIDRFVFIFLVISVVLYTFAAIIWPIYTFRGNPRPSDCPGSFCIWAIQFMVAFMTYVNLILFIMDLVFTLLGMCGFKRS